The following are encoded together in the Neomonachus schauinslandi chromosome 15, ASM220157v2, whole genome shotgun sequence genome:
- the LOC110593197 gene encoding LOW QUALITY PROTEIN: olfactory receptor 139-like (The sequence of the model RefSeq protein was modified relative to this genomic sequence to represent the inferred CDS: deleted 1 base in 1 codon), whose translation MEPDAWGNRTTVTEFILLGLTENIRLQPILLVVFLFAYLVTVGGNLSILAAILVEPKFHTPMCFFLGNLSLLDVGCITVTVPPRLACLLAHQCTVPYAACISQLFFFHLLAGVDCHLLTAMAYDCYLAFCQSLTYSTRMSQEVQRALVGICCTISFINALTHTVAISVLDFCGPNVVNHFYCDLPPLFQLSCSSTHLNGQLLFVGATFMGVFPLILISVSYAHVTAAVLRIRSAEGRKKTFSTCGSHLTVVCIFYGTGFFSYMCLGSVSASDKDKGVGILNTILSPMLNPVIYSLRNPDVQGALKRVLMGKRPPE comes from the exons ATGGAGCCAGATGCCTGGGGGAACAGGACAACTGTCACTGAGTTCATCCTTCTTGGCCTGACAGAAAACATAAGACTGCAACCCATCCTTTTGGTTGTCTTCCTCTTTGCTTACCTGGTCACCGTTGGAGGCAACCTCAGCATCCTG GCTGCCATCTTGGTAGAGCCCAAATTCCACACGCCCATGTGCTTCTTCCTGGGGAACCTGTCTTTGCTGGATGTCGGATGCATCACTGTCACTGTCCCTCCGAGGCTAGCATGTCTCCTGGCCCACCAGTGCACCGTCCCCTATGCTGCCTGCATTTCACagctcttctttttccatctccTGGCTGGTGTGGACTGTCACCTCCTGACAGCCATGGCCTATGACTGCTACCTGGCCTTCTGTCAGTCCCTCACCTACAGCACCCGCATGAGCCAGGAAGTCCAGAGAGCCCTGGTGGGCATTTGCTGCACCATCTCCTTTATCAATGCTCTGACTCACACGGTGGCTATATCTGTGCTTGACTTCTGCGGCCCTAATGTGGTCAACCACTTCTACTGTGACCTCCCACCCCTTTTCCAGCTCTCCTGCTCCAGCACCCACCTCAATGGGCAGCTGCTTTTTGTGGGGGCCACTTTCATGGGGGTGTTCCCCTTGATTCTCATCTCAGTGTCCTACGCCCATGTCACAGCTGCAGTGCTAAGAATCCGTTCAgcggaggggaggaagaagaccTTCTCCACGTGTGGCTCCCACCTCACTGTAGTCTGTATCTTTTATGGAACTGGCTTCTTCAGTTACATGTGTCTGGGCTCGGTGTCAGCCTCAGATAAGGACAAGGGGGTTGGGATCCTCAATACTATCCTTAGCCCCATGCTGAACCCGGTCATCTATAGCCTCCGGAACCCTGATGTGCAGGGGGCCCTGAAAAGGGTGCTGATGGGGAAGAGGCCACCTGAATGA
- the LOC110577710 gene encoding olfactory receptor 1A1-like, with product MRGDNESFTLGFILLGVSGQQQQEDFFFVLFLFIYPITLIGNLLIILAIRSDIRLHNPMYFFLASLSFVDILFSSVTIPKMLANHVLGNKAISFRGCLTQMYFMIGMANTDSYILAVMAYDRAVAISRPLHYTTIMNPRTCVLLVVGPWVVGNTNALPQALLTASLSFCGNKEVANFYCDIASLLKLSCSDIHFNVKMMYLGVGVFSVPLLCIIISYVRVFSTVLRVPSTKGVLKAFSTCGSHLTVVSLYYGTVMGMYFRPLTSYSLKDAVITVMYIAVTPMLNPFIYSLRNRDMKAALGKLFSKRFSS from the coding sequence atgagaggagacaACGAATCCTTTACGCTTGGTTTCATTCTCCTGGGAGTCAGTGGTCAGCAGCAACAGGAAGACTTCTTCTTCGTCCTCTTCCTGTTCATTTACCCCATCACATTGATTGGAAATCTGCTCATCATCTTGGCCATTCGCTCTGACATTCGCCTTCACAACCCCATGTATTTTTTCCTTGCCAGTCTCTCCTTTGTTGACATCCTCTTCTCCTCTGTAACCATCCCTAAAATGCTAGCCAACCATGTCTTAGGCAACAAAGCCATCTCCTTTAGGGGATGCCTAACACAGATGTATTTCATGATTGGCATGGCTAACACAGATAGCTATATCTTGGCTGTGATGGCATATGATCGTGCTGTGGCCATCAGCCGCCCACTTCATTACACAACAATTATGAACCCACGGACTTGTGTCCTCCTGGTTGTTGGGCCTTGGGTGGTTGGAAACACCAATGCCCTCCCCCAGGCTCTGCTCACAGCTAGTCTGTCCTTCTGTGGCAACAAGGAAGTAGCCAACTTCTACTGTGACATTGCCTCTTTACTCAAGCTGTCCTGTTCTGACATCCACTTTAATGTGAAGATGATGTACCTAGGCGTTGGTGTTTTCTCTGTGCCATTACTATGCATCATTATCTCCTATGTCCGGGTCTTTTCCACAGTCTTACGGGTTCCATCCACCAAGGGTGTGCTCAAAGCCTTCTCTACCTGTGGTTCCCACCTCACAGTTGTTTCTCTGTATTATGGGACAGTCATGGGCATGTATTTCCGCCCTCTAACTAGTTACAGCCTAAAGGATGCAGTGATAACTGTGATGTACATCGCAGTGACCCCAATGTTAAATCCTTTCATCTACAGTCTGAGAAACCGAGACATGAAGGCTGCCCTGGGGAAACTCTTCAGCAAAAGATTCTCCTCATAA